In one Drosophila albomicans strain 15112-1751.03 chromosome X, ASM965048v2, whole genome shotgun sequence genomic region, the following are encoded:
- the LOC117569010 gene encoding uncharacterized protein LOC117569010, with amino-acid sequence MTRTQHTTRSCSSSSNDLQHAQQRRRRQMSTQFFALLLLLLISCSAAATAQSRYYYTSTSDAQQGASKVRTQRQAAALAAVSASAATASVIDETADASSCCQGAAAAGAEPVTVSLELSNVTTEYTDVEGKSSSREQFKRSADQPPLAMAASCSPQPTIVELNVGQEDAEQSGGNVRYAPVCTRVNRCSGCCGSTLIACQPTETEALQMRVRKLDGSNSKKKVYVIVTVEQHVKCKCDCRIRAEDCNSYQEYRKDLCRCECQNTDARDKCLEQSENKYWDDANCTCACRYNQSCTTGTIFDESQCKCTDPSAPSDYSDRRRFIVQAIAVEPDNSTLYTV; translated from the exons ATGACACGAACCCAGCACACGAcacgcagctgcagcagcagcagcaatgatTTACAGCATGCGCAACAGCGACGTCGCCGTCAAATGTCAACGCAATTCTtcgcattgctgttgttgcttttgatcAGCTGCAGCGCAGCGGCGACTGCGCAGTCCCGTTACTACTACACATCAACGTCGGATGCACAACAGGGCGCCAGCAAGGTGCGAACACAGCGTCAAGCAGCAGCATTAGCAGCAGTATCAGCGTCAGCGGCGACAGCAAGTGTCATCGATGAGACAGCAGATGCGTCGAGTTGCTGCCAAggcgctgccgctgccggCGCTGAGCCCGTCACG GTGTCTCTCGAGCTAAGCAATGTGACGACAGAGTACACGGATGTTGAGGGCAAGAGCAGCTCGAGGG AACAATTTAAGCGGAGTGCCGATCAACCGCCTTTGGCGATGGCCGCCAGCTGTTCGCCGCAACCGACAATTGTGGAGCTGAATGTGGGCCAAGAGGATGCGGAACAAAGTGGCGGCAATGTGCGCTATGCTCCAGTCTGCACACGCGTCAATcgctgcagcggctgctgcggctCCACGTTGATTGCGTGCCAACCGACGGAGACGGAGGCGTTGCAGATGCGAGTGCGTAAATTGGATGGCAGCAATAGCAAGAAGAAGGTCTATGTGATTGTGACGGTGGAGCAGCATGTGAAGTGCAAATGCGATTGCCGGATACGTGCCGAGGATTGCAACTCGTATCAGGAGTATCGCAAGGATCTGTGTCGCTGCGAGTGCCAAAATACGGATGCGCGTGACAAGTGCTTGGAGCAATCGGAGAACAAGTATTGGGACGATGCCAATTGCACCTGCGCCTGTCGCTACAATCAGAGCTGCACCACCGGCACCATCTTCGATGAGTCGCAATGCAAATGCACCGAT CCATCAGCACCTAGCGACTATTCGGATCGCAGACGCTTCATTGTCCAGGCCATTGCCGTAGAGCCGGATAATAGCACCCTCTATACCGTCTAG
- the LOC117564399 gene encoding serine protease SP24D-like: MLLQGILSVLLIAVVGCQAAPSIDGRVVGGVDATQAQFPHQISLRNSGSHSCGGSILSRYWVLTAAHCVSNTYENGTVVVYPASNLNIRAGTNDRFSGGVLVQVVEIIVHENYGNFLNDLAVMRVETPFIFSENIQPISLPSENTPANADIIISGWGRLSAGGDLPRYLQWNTLTSMTLEACNASIGYGYENMLCLLHPANNGACNGDSGGPAHYNGEVVGIAGFVYGGCGNVYPDGYARVYYFNDWIRAHTDL, from the coding sequence ATGTTGCTCCAGGGAATACTCTCAGTGCTTTTGATCGCTGTCGTCGGTTGCCAGGCGGCGCCCAGCATCGATGGACGTGTGGTTGGTGGTGTGGATGCCACTCAGGCGCAATTCCCGCATCAAATATCGCTGAGGAACAGCGGTTCACACAGTTGCGGTGGCTCGATCCTCTCCAGATACTGGGTGCTCACCGCTGCCCATTGCGTGAGCAATACGTATGAGAATGGCACCGTTGTCGTCTATCCCGCCAGCAATCTCAACATTCGCGCCGGCACCAACGATCGCTTCAGTGGCGGAGTTTTGGTTCAAGTCGTTGAGATCATTGTGCATGAGAATTATGGCAATTTCCTCAACGATTTGGCTGTGATGCGGGTGGAGACTCCGTTCATCTTCTCAGAGAACATTCAACCCATTTCATTGCCCAGCGAGAATACGCCAGCGAATGCGGACATCATCATATCCGGCTGGGGTCGTCTCAGTGCTGGCGGTGATCTGCCACGTTATCTGCAGTGGAACACCTTGACATCGATGACGCTGGAAGCCTGCAATGCTAGCATCGGTTATGGCTATGAGAACATGTTGTGCCTCTTGCATCCGGCCAACAATGGCGCCTGCAACGGCGACTCTGGTGGTCCGGCCCATTACAATGGCGAGGTTGTGGGCATCGCTGGCTTCGTCTACGGCGGCTGCGGTAATGTCTATCCCGATGGCTATGCTCGTGTCTACTACTTCAACGACTGGATTAGGGCACACACCGATCTTTAG
- the LOC117568971 gene encoding fl(2)d-associated complex component yields MEMEKKAKEQLRRYKKSRHAHSSSDSSSTDTDSGSSSYSSSDSEREAHHGHGGHPHQQQRSAERHHRKKKSSRRAGSSSGDERRKRDKRERERDRDRDHVQKKLVAKRNHLKRKLKEARLKKRAAAALSGHGHRALSPATQAKLKKLAERKHLRAESKEQREREREKLRSVHRERERERERDHHRLGGSSRSPTGAASSTTTTTKIRIHQDVVGKRQKSPGAGGLSGGLGGGGLGPNGNGGPAARQLHHQLMSREKIIIQTRTRGRTPSLERERERERMERERERERERERVERVEREHERQRQHEHKLQRHDDLSLRERERDRRERERERAEREAARDKERAEALARCQERQRERERLAREKMRRQAEEDEAVAGGKKGGPYGVAGGSVRELDMAMQPYGSRERSLETVDRVGGRHVRDKRELDAYEREQEFLEAERHGLIDEMRRYGGQRRRELSPLPEHYAQRMRDPRDIYSEEERERAYKRAYLDARYSREREAWLDARDMRDYRDLDAEVALYADERERILRDRERERERERERLPARGDYRAEWERDWDEDNGGVGGGGGIGPSAGGGANGNGNGTPGRASGFVGGPKRGGGGGPKPPTVQQQQQQQQQQHHSASEPDWDADEREDGVGGGGGGVGGDGVKNEPAWLEHDQREKPSRPWQQSSNDWRDNDEPSFGRGGVQSNVNAGNDSGSVAHHAANSSPHHHVHPRGERGAGRGFRRGGGGGGAAHNHEHGERGYRSHPPPLMTLPVQPPGGYHGSSRGFPHKRLPYGGGGGGGGFLKKQHAHMSATAAAAAAAGGGGGGAVGAASQLQQTHQQHQQHQQQQQQQQQQQQQQQQQHGQAKPSNAAAQASAVAAATTAVAAAKAAAQSAANATTNPGILAQVSKLATTSIKQEDASEDSAGTPEPTTTSSSIGNASASEAGAGDAAAATDAATLRQLQLKQEPKTNGELSEISDSDDDILNKTDKVKPKCELQLEVTQELSADALSNSDEHIKSEPEKTATATTPTPTAVATTGATATVAALTPATAVQACIKSEDVDEVLDFEEISDGELEEDARHKGIGDALGVDWQGLIAETRKQATDHAAQQGVERNTSAKQRWQPHHVLLDMGISFEMAGPEYARRVLDEARQQLRQEKEQQQLALIKTEPQMEAATTTTTTSTTTTTATSAVKKPPVHDYRELLDPEHVEPLACVQMGLRSAAAERLRLVGNVCGPGSRALSARQDLRLRRQLCGLPARECDFPRNVPLVSEGLRSLAMHMFQRTLDVK; encoded by the exons atggagatggagaagaAGGCCAAAGAGCAATTGCGTCGGTATAAGAAGTCGCGACATgcgcacagcagcagcgacagctcCAGCACCGACACCGATAGCGGCAGCAGTTCGTACAGCAGCTCCGACAGCGAACGCGAGGCCCACCATGGCCACGGCGGTCATccgcatcagcagcagcgttcGGCCGAACGGCATCATCGCAAGAAGAAAAGTTCACGGCGAGCGGGCAGCTCATCGGGCGACGAGCGACGAAAGCGTGACAAGCGCGAACGTGAGCGTGACCGTGATCGGGATCATGTGCAAAAGAAGCTGGTGGCCAAGCGCAATCATCTCAAGCGCAAGCTAAAAGAGGCGCGTCTCAAGAAACGTGCTGCGGCCGCCTTGAGTGGCCACGGCCATCGAGCATTGTCTCCGGCCACGCAGGCCAAACTCAAGAAGCTGGCAGAGCGTAAGCATTTGCGGGCCGAGAGCAAGGAGCAGCGTGAACGCGAGCGCGAAAAGTTGCGCAGCGTGCATCGCGAGCGAGAGCGCGAGCGGGAGCGTGATCATCATCGGTTGGGCGGCAGCAGCCGGTCGCCAACGGGTGCAGCGAGCAGCACCACGACAACGACCAAGATACGCATTCACCAGGATGTGGTGGGCAAGCGGCAGAAGAGTCCCGGCGCCGGCGGTCTCTCCGGTGGCCTTGGTGGCGGTGGCCTGGGCCCCAATGGCAATGGCGGACCCGCGGCACGGCAGCTGCATCATCAGCTGATGTCGCGTGAGAAGATCATCATACAGACGCGAACACGCGGACGCACACCGTCGCTGGAGCGTGAGCGAGAACGCGAGCGCATGGAGCGTGAACGTGAACGCGAGCGAGAGCGCGAACGCGTCGAGCGTGTGGAACGCGAGCATGAGCGCCAGCGTCAGCACGAGCACAAGCTGCAGCGGCACGATGATCTGTCGTTGCGCGAACGTGAACGCGATCGCCGCGAGCGTGAACGCGAACGTGCTGAGCGCGAGGCGGCTCGCGACAAGGAGCGCGCCGAGGCGCTGGCCCGTTGTCAGGAGCGACAGCGTGAACGCGAGCGTTTGGCTCGCGAGAAGATGCGTCGCCAGGCCGAGGAAGACGAAGCGGTGGCCGGTGGCAAGAAGGGTGGACCGTATGGCGTCGCTGGAGGCAGTGTTCGTGAACTGGACATGGCCATGCAACCGTACGGAAGTCGCGAGCGTTCCCTGGAGACGGTGGACCGTGTGGGCGGACGGCATGTGCGCGACAAGCGCGAATTGGACGCTTACGAGCGGGAGCAGGAGTTCTTGGAGGCGGAGCGTCACGGGCTGATCGACGAGATGCGTCGCTACGGCGGCCAGAGGCGTCGAGAGCTCAGTCCGCTGCCCGAACACTATGCACAGCGCATGCGCGATCCACGCGACATCTACTCGGAGGAGGAGCGCGAGCG TGCCTACAAACGCGCCTATCTCGATGCACGCTACTCGCGGGAGCGCGAAGCTTGGCTCGATGCGCGCGATATGCGCGACTATCGCGACCTGGACGCCGAGGTGGCACTCTATGCCGACGAGCGAGAGCGCATCTTGCGTGATCGCGAACgcgagcgagaaagagaacgCGAACGTTTGCCAGCGCGTGGCGATTATCGCGCCGAATGGGAACGCGACTGGGATGAGGACAATGGCGGCgtcggcggtggcggcggaaTCGGTCCAAGCGCTGGTGGCGGCGCcaatggaaatggcaatggGACGCCAGGACGTGCTAGCGGCTTTGTGGGCGGTCCCAAGCGGGGCGGCGGCGGCGGACCAAAGCCACCGacagtgcagcagcagcaacaacaacagcagcagcaacatcactCGGCCTCGGAACCCGATTGGGATGCCGATGAGCGTGAGGATGGCGTCGGCGGTGGTGGAGGCGGAGTAGGCGGCGATGGCGTTAAGAATGAGCCCGCTTGGCTGGAGCATGATCAGCGCGAGAAACCCTCACGTCCCTGGCAGCAGTCGAGCAACGATTGGCGCGACAATGATGAGCCCAGCTTTGGACGTGGCGGCGTCCAGAGTAATGTGAACGCTGGCAACGACAGCGGATCGGTGGCACATCATGCGGCCAACTCGTCGCCGCATCATCATGTGCATCCGCGTGGCGAACGCGGCGCCGGACGCGGCTTCCGAcgtggcggcggtggcggaggcGCTGCCCACAATCACGAGCATGGCGAGCGTGGCTATCGCTCGCATCCGCCTCCGCTGATGACGCTGCCCGTGCAACCTCCGGGTGGCTATCACGGCAGCTCGCGTGGCTTTCCACACAAGCGATTGCCTTATGGCGGCGGTGGAGGAGGCGGTGGCTTCCTCAAGAAGCAGCATGCCCACatgtcagcaacagcagcagccgcagcagcagctggcggaggtggaggtggagctGTGGGAGCCGCATCACAGTTGCAGCAGActcatcagcaacatcaacaacaccagcagcaacagcagcagcaacaacaacaacagcagcagcagcaacagcaacatggcCAAGCGAAGCCCAGCAATGCGGCAGCTCAGGCCAGCGCtgtggcagcggcaacaacagcggtTGCAGCAGCGAAGGCGGCTGCACAAAGTGCTGCGAATGCGACCACAAATCCGGGCATTCTGGCGCAGGTGAGCAAGCTGGCGACGACGAGCATTAAGCAGGAGGATGCCAGCGAGGATTCTGCGGGCACACCCGAACCCACaaccacaagcagcagcattggCAACGCCTCCGCCTCCGAGGCGGGTGCCGGAgatgcggcagcagcaacagacgcTGCCACgttgcggcagctgcagctgaagcaAGAGCCCAAGACGAACGGAGAGCTGAGCGAGATTAGCGACAGCGACGATGACATACTCAACAAAACGGACAAGGTGAAGCCCAAGTGTGAGCTGCAGTTGGAGGTGACACAAGAGCTGTCCGCAGATGCGTTGTCCAACAGTGATGAGCACATCAAGAGCGAGCCCGAGAAGACGGCAACAGCcacaacgccaacgccaactgCCGTGGCAACAACTggcgcaacagcaactgttgctgcactGACTCCAGCGACAGCTGTGCAGGCGTGCATCAAGAGCGAGGATGTGGACGaggtgctcgactttgaggaGATCTCCGATGGAGAACTGGAAGAAGACGCCAGGCACAAAG GCATTGGCGATGCTTTGGGCGTTGACTGGCAAGGTTTGATAGCGGAGACACGCAAACAGGCCACAGATCATGCCGCCCAGCAAGGCGTCGAGCGCAACACATCGGCCAAACAACGCTGGCAACCGCATCATGTGCTGCTCGACATGGGCATCAGCTTTGAGATGGCTGGCCCGGAGTATGCGCGTCGTGTGCTCGACGAGGCGCGTCAACAGCTGCGCCAGGAGaaggaacaacagcagctggcgtTAATCAAGACCGAACCGCAAATGGAggcagcaaccacaaccacaacaacatcgacaaccacaaccacagcaacatcCGCTGTCAAGAAGCCGCCAGTGCACGATTATCGGGAACTCCTCGATCCGGAGCATGTGGAGCCATTGGCCTGTGTTCAGATGGGTTTGCGAAGCGCGGCAGCTGAACGTTTGCGTCTTGTGGGCAATGTCTGTGGTCCCGGCAGTCGGGCGCTTAGCGCTCGTCAGGAtttgcgactgcgacggcagCTGTGCGGTTTACCGGCCAGGGAATGCGATTTTCCACGCAATGTGCCGCTGGTGAGCGAGGGATTGCGATCGCTGGCCATGCACATGTTCCAGCGCACGCTCGATGTCAAATGA
- the LOC117578225 gene encoding uncharacterized protein LOC117578225 isoform X1: MENSNIRDFGKPKDGTIDKIDSAIATQIDTTANSNKQNTVSSPQIKADDIIEGSDKQMADIASVNSHYNQDESKVQPVAADEDNGAAVSSAGGAANGAEPQPEELPPKPKGCDKCGKKFGLTGGFACRCGGTFCAFHRYSDRHDCSFDYRELGASEIRRDNPVIVPEKLRKL; the protein is encoded by the coding sequence ATGGAAAACAGTAATATACGCGATTTTGGTAAACCGAAGGATGGTACAATCGACAAAATTGACTCGGCGATAGCCACTCAAATTGACACAACTGCCAATAGCAACAAGCAGAACACCGTCTCCTCCCCGCAAATCAAAGCTGACGATATAATCGAAGGCAGTGACAAACAGATGGCCGATATTGCTTCAGTGAACAGTCATTATAATCAGGACGAGAGCAAAGTGCAACCAGTTGCTGCCGATGAAGACAATGGGGCTGCCGTCTCGAGTGCTGGCGGCGCTGCCAACGGAGCTGAACCGCAACCGGAGGAGCTGCCACCGAAGCCAAAAGGTTGTGACAAGTGCGGCAAGAAATTTGGATTAACCGGCGGATTTGCGTGTCGCTGTGGTGGCACATTTTGCGCCTTTCATCGTTACAGCGACCGCCATGATTGCAGCTTTGATTATCGCGAATTGGGTGCCAGCGAAATACGTCGCGATAATCCAGTAATTGTACCCGAAAAGCTACGCAAATTGTAG
- the LOC117578225 gene encoding uncharacterized protein LOC117578225 isoform X2, giving the protein MILIQCQFVLTLLFTLLPLLRARSPQSLAIVRARDECTRSGRLTAEQRRTLDRLEYANELWVQRYLHCFWTQLQLWEDNDGFNSMRIVQTYGGPHRFNVEQALPAIGGCNARARRTSTGNAIDWCYKAFVCILRTPVGDWYRHYMLDVINGNA; this is encoded by the exons ATGATATTAATACAATGTCAGTTCGTATTAACGTTACTC TTCAcactgctgccgctgctgcgcGCGAGGTCGCCACAATCGCTGGCCATAGTGCGCGCACGTGACGAATGCACTCGCAGCGGTCGGCTAACAGCCGAACAGAGACGAACACTCGATCGGCTCGAGTATGCGAACGAGCTGTGGGTGCAACGCTATCTGCACTGCTTTTGgacgcagctgcagctgtgggAGGATAACGATGGCTTCAATAGCATGCGCATTGTGCAGACCTACGGTGGACCGCATCGCTTCAATGTGGAGCAAGCCTTGCCAGCCATCGGCGGCTGCAATGCGCGTGCTCGGCGCACTTCGACGGGCAACGCAATCGACTGGTGTTACAAGGCGTTTGTATGTATACTGCGCACTCCAGTGGGCGATTGGTATCGACACTACATGCTGGATGTAATCAATGGCAATGCTTAA
- the LOC117578220 gene encoding SET domain-containing protein SmydA-8 gives MICPKRTSELLDLHLAPFKDKDPAWEVGVSKIAGRGVMATRHLKRGEIIFQDSPLLIGLAAHEEDSLNSCSVCFKVLPDTRFMCRQGCGLPVCSLCSKKKQHKSDCDMFKSWGPNEPDVANSVIIRLLCVARAINLSKDQRDLIYCLQANLDNNHRTEVRNAAKCFKNFPTDKKLVEIMNRTVAVLRTNGFDKTTDRTTDNQEFNYRALYPLFGVMNHDCIPNSYYTFDEKTNNMIVRAAVDILEGEEITTTYTKLFTGNIARHLFLKMKKGFTCKCPRCSDSTEKGAFISGLYCRDTNCTGLVVPEITGLPHPNWNCLVCKQKSTHAQMMKSQDFASGAINAKANSNSLRTLVHYLNEKSDSFIPNSNYVVIDAKMSVLNRLAVGREDCNEDLESSTKWRYCRDITQVMDKLGLGDSLLRTQLETVFRKEEERRAKKQLELAEKQRQQAELEAKAAEADKLLAALAVEGDAATAVAPPEQS, from the exons ATGATTTGCCCGAAGCGCACATCGGAGTTGCTGGATCTGCATCTGGCGCCGTTCAAGGACAAGGATCCCGCCTGGGAGGTGGGCGTATCGAAGATCGCCGGACGCGGAGTGATGGCCACTCGACATCTGAAGCGTGGCGAGATCATCTTTCAGGATAGTCCGCTCCTCATTGGATTGGCTGCCCACGAGGAGGATTCGCTGAACTCGTGCAGCGTGTGCTTCAAAGTGCTGCCGGATACGAGATTCATGTGCCGTCAGGGCTGCGGTTTGCCCGTCTGCAGTCTGTGCTCGAAGAAGAAACAGCACAAGTCCGACTGCGATATGTTCAAGTCGTGGGGCCCCAACGAACCGGATGTGGCCAATTCCGTGATCATTCGTTTGCTATGCGTTGCGCGTGCCATCAATTTGTCGAAAGATCAGCGCGATTTAATCTATTGCCTGCAGGCCAATTTGGACAACAATCATCGCACCGAAGTCCGCAATGCGGCCAAATGCTTTAAGAATTTCCCCACCGACAAGAAGCTGGTGGAGATCATGAATCGCACTGTCGCCGTGTTGCGTACGAATGGCTTCGATAAGACAACGGACCGGACGACGGACAATCAGGAGTTCAACTATCGCGCCCTCTATCCCCTGTTTGGTGTGATGAATCACGATTGCATTCCCAATTCGTACTACACCTTCGATGAGAAGACCAACAATATGATCGTGCGTGCCGCTGTCGATATCCTCGAGGGCGAGGAGATAACCACAACCTATACGAAACTCTTCACCGGCAACATTGCGCGACATCTCTTCCTCAAGATGAAGAAGGGCTTCACTTGCAAGTGTCCACGCTGCTCCGATTCAACG GAGAAAGGCGCCTTCATATCGGGTCTCTACTGTCGCGACACCAATTGCACGGGTCTCGTGGTCCCGGAGATAACGGGACTGCCGCATCCCAATTGGAATTGTTTGGTGTGCAAGCAGAAATCGACGCATGCTCAGATGATGAAGTCACAGGATTTCGCAAGCGGTGCCATCAATGCCAAGGCCAATTCGAATTCGTTGCGTACTCTGGTGCATTATTTGAACGAGAAGAGCGACAGCTTCATACCGAACAGCAATTATGTGGTGATCGATGCCAAGATGAGTGTCCTCAATCGCCTTGCCGTTGGTCGCGAGGATTGCAACGAGGATCTGGAGTCGAGTACGAAGTGGCGCTATTGCCGTGACATCACACAGGTCATGGACAAGCTGGGCTTGGGTGATTCGCTCTTGCGCACACAGCTCGAGACGGTGTTCCGCAAGGAGGAGGAGCGTCGGGCCAAGAAGCAACTGGAGCTCGCCGAGAAGCAGCGTCAACAGGCCGAACTCGAGGCGAAGGCAGCCGAGGCCGATAAATTGCTTGCCGCCTTGGCTGTCGAGGGCGATGCAGCGACCGCTGTTGCTCCTCCAGAGCAGTCCTAA